In Bacillales bacterium, the DNA window CTAAGCGTCGATAATGTTCGTTAGAAACTCAGACCTCCCCCTTGCAAAAGCGCAGCGACCGCTCCGCCGCTTCGCGGCTCTGCCACATCCCGAGCTTTTCACCTACGGCAACGGTGAATTCGGCGAAAGCGGTCCCTTTCGCCGTGATGAATGCCTCTCCGGCATGCACTTTCGCACCCGTGTAGCCGGCGTCCGCGAACGCCTCCCGGAAATGCTCATGCGTGTGCGGCAAACACGTGAATTTTACACCTTTCAACAAGCCTGCCTTCGCAAGCAATACTGCCGAAGCGCAAATCGCCGCAATCGGAACCTGATTCGCATGCGCCTTTTGAAGCAAATCGTGCACCAATGGCTCGTCCATCACTTCTTCGACACCGTCCCCGCCGGAAATCAAGACGAGATCGTATTCCGATGGATTCACCTCAGCCAAAGCGAGCTGCGGGGCAACAACGAGGCCGCCTAAACTCTCAACCGATTTCCCATCAACCGTTACCGTAGTCACGTCCGCCTTCCCCGCTTTTTTCAGAAAAAACAAGGTGTGGGCAATCTCGAAATCCGCATAGTGCGGATAGGCAAAAAACAAGATTTTCATTTCCGCGCCTCCATCCTCTTA includes these proteins:
- a CDS encoding DJ-1/PfpI family protein; amino-acid sequence: MKILFFAYPHYADFEIAHTLFFLKKAGKADVTTVTVDGKSVESLGGLVVAPQLALAEVNPSEYDLVLISGGDGVEEVMDEPLVHDLLQKAHANQVPIAAICASAVLLAKAGLLKGVKFTCLPHTHEHFREAFADAGYTGAKVHAGEAFITAKGTAFAEFTVAVGEKLGMWQSREAAERSLRFCKGEV